Proteins co-encoded in one Cupriavidus taiwanensis genomic window:
- a CDS encoding Bug family tripartite tricarboxylate transporter substrate binding protein, with protein MTHAIGRAAIGAALAALAALPALAGAQEYPARPIRLLVGYTPAGAADYVARVFGEALSRELGQTVVVDNKPGAGSTLASAALAQAAPDGYTLGLATATLYGIDQQLYKARYKATDFTPVTRLTVSPLILAVNKNLNVSDVKTLVAKARAQQGKFNYSSSGIGGSPHIAALQFEKATGARMTHVPYKGGAPALQAVAAGEVELSFGTAASVLPLGTQGVVKMIGVTTPKPSAVAPGLPALAETGLPGFDFTFWFGLYGPAGLPDGIRDKLFAAATKVMADPQLRAKLASNGSEVATSASSAEFAKWAAADGKSAVMRIEQAGVRLE; from the coding sequence ATGACCCACGCTATCGGGCGCGCTGCCATCGGCGCGGCCCTTGCCGCCCTGGCGGCGTTGCCCGCGCTGGCCGGCGCGCAGGAATACCCGGCCCGGCCCATCCGCCTGCTGGTGGGCTACACGCCGGCGGGCGCGGCGGACTATGTCGCGCGCGTGTTCGGCGAAGCGCTCTCCCGGGAACTCGGCCAGACCGTGGTGGTGGACAACAAGCCCGGCGCGGGCAGCACGCTGGCCTCGGCCGCGCTGGCGCAGGCCGCGCCGGACGGATACACGCTGGGCCTGGCCACGGCGACGCTGTACGGCATCGACCAGCAGTTGTACAAGGCCCGCTACAAGGCGACGGACTTTACCCCGGTGACGCGGCTGACGGTGTCGCCGCTGATCCTGGCCGTCAACAAGAACCTGAATGTCAGCGACGTCAAGACGCTGGTGGCCAAGGCCCGGGCGCAGCAAGGCAAGTTTAACTACTCGTCGTCCGGCATCGGCGGCTCGCCGCATATCGCCGCACTGCAGTTCGAAAAGGCCACGGGGGCCAGGATGACCCACGTGCCCTACAAGGGCGGTGCCCCGGCACTGCAGGCGGTGGCCGCGGGCGAGGTGGAACTGTCGTTCGGCACGGCGGCGTCGGTGCTGCCGCTGGGCACGCAAGGCGTGGTGAAGATGATTGGCGTGACCACGCCCAAGCCTTCGGCGGTCGCGCCAGGCCTGCCCGCGCTGGCGGAGACGGGCCTGCCGGGCTTTGACTTTACCTTCTGGTTTGGATTGTATGGGCCGGCCGGGCTTCCCGACGGCATCCGCGACAAGCTCTTCGCCGCCGCGACCAAGGTGATGGCTGACCCGCAACTGCGGGCGAAGCTGGCTTCCAATGGCAGCGAGGTCGCGACCTCGGCGTCGTCCGCGGAATTTGCCAAATGGGCCGCGGCGGATGGGAAATCGGCTGTGATGCGGATTGAGCAGGCTGGGGTCAGGTTGGAATAA
- a CDS encoding CaiB/BaiF CoA transferase family protein translates to MTFVPPAPEAGGTSAPGADLPLSGITVLDLSIARAGPAAVRLLSDWGADVIRVEPPPPQDRGSVTGRRRGSDEQNLHRNKRSLCLDLKTPQGAEVMERLVRRADVVVENFRSVVKERLGLSFARLSAINPRVILASISGFGQDGPYCERPGLDQIVQGMSGLSSVTGAPGQGPLRVGIAISDTTAGMFLGQGILLALLHRARTGRGQWVHTSLIEGMLNKLDFQATRYTVDGEVPTQQGNAHPTLVPMGTYRCRDGVVNIAASTDRMWANFCRTVEAGWLLDEPAFQTAPGRAAERHRLDAAINQCTAAFTAAELTARLNAAGVPCGPVFDIGQAFEDAQVRHLRMTRPAEHPVLGPLALLRSPINLSAAPHPEQFNRAAPDPGEHTDEILRALGYDDAGIADLRAASVAS, encoded by the coding sequence ATGACGTTCGTGCCACCCGCCCCTGAAGCCGGCGGGACTTCCGCCCCGGGCGCAGACCTGCCGCTGTCGGGCATCACCGTGCTGGATCTCTCGATCGCGCGCGCCGGCCCCGCCGCCGTGCGTCTGCTGTCGGACTGGGGCGCCGACGTCATCCGCGTGGAGCCGCCGCCGCCGCAGGATCGCGGCTCGGTGACCGGGCGGCGGCGCGGCTCTGACGAGCAGAACCTGCATCGCAACAAGCGCAGCCTGTGCCTGGACCTGAAGACGCCGCAGGGCGCCGAGGTGATGGAGCGCCTGGTGCGGCGCGCCGACGTGGTGGTGGAGAACTTCCGCTCGGTGGTCAAGGAACGCCTGGGACTGAGCTTCGCGCGCCTGAGCGCGATCAATCCGCGCGTGATCCTGGCCAGCATCTCGGGATTCGGCCAGGACGGGCCCTACTGCGAGCGCCCGGGGCTGGACCAGATCGTGCAGGGCATGTCGGGACTGAGCTCGGTCACCGGCGCACCGGGCCAGGGGCCGTTGCGCGTCGGTATCGCCATTTCCGACACCACCGCCGGCATGTTCCTGGGCCAGGGCATCCTGCTGGCGCTGCTGCACCGCGCGCGTACCGGGCGCGGGCAATGGGTGCATACCTCGCTGATCGAAGGCATGCTCAACAAGCTGGATTTCCAGGCCACCCGCTACACCGTGGACGGCGAAGTGCCAACGCAGCAGGGCAACGCGCACCCGACGCTGGTGCCGATGGGCACCTACCGCTGCCGCGACGGCGTGGTCAATATCGCCGCCAGCACCGACCGCATGTGGGCCAACTTCTGCCGCACCGTCGAGGCCGGCTGGCTGCTGGACGAGCCCGCCTTCCAGACTGCCCCCGGCCGGGCCGCCGAGCGCCATCGCCTGGACGCGGCCATCAACCAGTGCACCGCCGCCTTCACCGCCGCCGAACTGACCGCGCGCCTGAATGCGGCGGGCGTGCCCTGCGGTCCGGTGTTCGATATCGGCCAGGCTTTCGAGGACGCGCAGGTGCGGCACCTGCGCATGACCCGGCCCGCCGAGCACCCCGTGCTGGGGCCGCTTGCGCTGCTGCGTTCGCCGATCAACCTGTCGGCCGCGCCGCACCCGGAGCAATTCAATCGCGCCGCGCCCGATCCCGGCGAACACACTGACGAGATCCTGCGCGCGTTGGGCTACGACGACGCCGGCATCGCGGATTTGCGCGCAGCCAGCGTGGCGTCCTGA
- a CDS encoding quinone oxidoreductase family protein gives MLSESFCIYRNGGPEVLEACRVPVPSPGPGEVQLRQSAIGLNFADIYQRKGAHGPHAATPFPITLGSVGAGTVTAIGPGVEGVMVGQRVACMHPGAYQVTRNVPAGRLVPLPESVAEEVAGATLLRGLTAEYLLRRLYAVQPGDVVLVHAAAGGMGVLLSQWARALGATVIGTVGSEAKRAIALAHGCHHVVNYREGSFVDAVLALTGGEGVAVVYDAVGKDVFVPSLQCLRPCGMAINYGTASGDVEAFDLQLLHARSLIVSRPTLRTYIASPQALAGAAATLFAAVAAGQLRLEVNHRYPLAAVRDAHRDLEGRATTGSAVLIP, from the coding sequence ATGCTTTCAGAATCTTTCTGTATTTACAGGAACGGCGGGCCCGAGGTGCTGGAGGCGTGCCGGGTTCCCGTGCCGTCACCGGGCCCCGGCGAAGTCCAGTTGCGCCAATCCGCGATCGGCCTGAACTTCGCGGACATCTATCAGCGCAAAGGCGCGCATGGCCCCCATGCCGCGACCCCGTTTCCCATCACGCTGGGCTCGGTCGGAGCGGGCACGGTCACCGCGATCGGTCCTGGCGTAGAGGGTGTCATGGTCGGCCAGCGTGTCGCCTGCATGCACCCGGGCGCCTACCAGGTGACCCGCAACGTGCCTGCGGGCCGGCTCGTGCCCTTGCCGGAGTCGGTTGCCGAAGAGGTGGCCGGCGCCACGCTGCTGCGCGGCCTGACCGCCGAGTACCTGCTGCGCCGGCTCTACGCCGTGCAGCCGGGCGACGTGGTGCTGGTGCACGCGGCGGCGGGTGGCATGGGCGTGCTGCTGTCGCAGTGGGCGCGCGCACTGGGCGCGACCGTGATCGGGACCGTGGGCAGCGAGGCCAAGCGGGCGATAGCGCTGGCACACGGTTGCCACCACGTCGTCAACTACCGCGAGGGCAGCTTCGTCGACGCGGTGCTGGCTCTGACCGGCGGCGAGGGCGTGGCCGTGGTCTACGACGCCGTCGGCAAGGACGTGTTCGTGCCGTCGCTGCAATGCCTGCGGCCGTGCGGCATGGCGATCAACTACGGCACCGCGTCGGGCGACGTGGAGGCCTTCGACCTGCAGTTGCTGCACGCGCGCTCGCTGATCGTGTCGCGGCCCACGTTGCGCACCTATATTGCCAGCCCGCAGGCGCTGGCCGGTGCCGCGGCCACGCTGTTCGCCGCGGTCGCGGCCGGGCAGTTGCGGCTGGAAGTCAACCACCGGTACCCGCTGGCTGCCGTGCGCGACGCGCACCGCGACCTGGAGGGCCGTGCCACCACGGGTTCGGCCGTGCTGATCCCCTGA
- a CDS encoding tripartite tricarboxylate transporter substrate binding protein: protein MKTLFQRLASTGRAGALALAASLSFAAPAAHAAYPDHPIRWIVPFPAGGAMDNIARTLGEEMSRTLGQSIVVENRPGAGGNIGAELVARAPADGYTLIIVANGMAVNPALYGRLNYDPVKDFAPVSLLAVVPNVLVANKARRQESTIKEVVAHARAAPGKYTYASAGNGTSIHLAGELFTSMAGVDMLHVPYKGSGPAMTDLLGGQVDYMFDSITSARPHIESGKLTAIAVTTSKRSSALPNVPTVAEAGLPGYELSPWFAAFVPAKTPQPVIDTLNRAMLEALRKPAVQKRLALIGAEPIGSSPAVLREHLAKETDKWGALIRQRGIRAD, encoded by the coding sequence ATGAAGACATTATTCCAGCGGCTGGCAAGTACCGGCCGCGCCGGGGCGCTGGCCCTGGCGGCCAGCCTGTCGTTCGCCGCACCGGCCGCGCACGCGGCCTACCCGGATCACCCGATCCGCTGGATCGTGCCATTCCCGGCTGGCGGCGCCATGGACAATATCGCCCGCACGCTTGGCGAAGAGATGTCGCGCACGCTCGGCCAGTCCATCGTGGTGGAAAACCGTCCGGGCGCCGGCGGCAACATCGGTGCCGAACTGGTGGCGCGCGCGCCCGCCGACGGCTACACCCTGATCATCGTCGCCAATGGCATGGCCGTGAATCCGGCGCTGTACGGCCGCCTGAACTACGACCCGGTCAAGGACTTTGCGCCGGTGTCGCTGCTGGCGGTGGTGCCCAACGTGCTGGTCGCCAACAAGGCGCGGCGCCAGGAAAGCACCATCAAGGAAGTGGTCGCGCATGCCAGGGCAGCGCCGGGCAAATACACCTACGCCTCGGCCGGCAACGGCACTTCGATCCACCTCGCGGGCGAGCTGTTCACGTCGATGGCCGGCGTCGACATGCTGCATGTTCCCTACAAGGGCAGCGGCCCGGCCATGACGGATCTGCTCGGTGGGCAGGTCGACTACATGTTCGACAGCATCACCTCGGCCCGTCCCCATATCGAATCGGGCAAGCTGACGGCGATCGCGGTCACCACCAGCAAGCGTTCCAGCGCGCTGCCCAATGTGCCGACGGTCGCCGAAGCCGGCCTGCCGGGCTATGAGCTGTCGCCCTGGTTCGCCGCCTTCGTGCCGGCGAAGACGCCGCAGCCGGTGATCGACACGCTCAACCGCGCCATGCTCGAGGCGCTGCGCAAGCCCGCGGTGCAGAAACGGCTGGCGCTGATCGGCGCCGAGCCGATCGGCAGTTCGCCGGCGGTGCTGCGCGAGCACCTCGCCAAAGAGACCGACAAGTGGGGCGCGTTGATCCGGCAGCGGGGTATCCGCGCGGACTGA
- a CDS encoding LysR family transcriptional regulator encodes MELRHLRYFQVVAQELNVTRAAERLHMAQPPLSRQIRQLEEEIGVALFDRIGRGLRLTEAGRFLLEQSTQLTQRVEETIEGTRRIGREEKRWFGIGFVPSVLYGVLPELIRELRESDRGGQQVEVGLAEMITVEQIEALKAGRIDLGFGRIALNDPAIRQQVVMAEPLVAALPARLPAPRRKALTPQALAARPFILYPARPRPSYADHLLSLFRAQGLQLRVAQEANELQTALGLVAAGVGITLVPASIQRLHRDDVRYCPIDAPGFVSPVIMSYRDGDTSPFLARAVDWVMQRRQ; translated from the coding sequence ATGGAACTCCGGCACCTGCGTTATTTCCAGGTCGTGGCGCAGGAACTCAACGTGACCCGCGCCGCCGAGCGGCTGCATATGGCGCAGCCGCCGCTGTCGCGCCAGATCCGGCAACTGGAAGAGGAGATCGGCGTAGCGCTGTTCGACCGCATCGGCCGCGGCTTGCGCCTGACCGAGGCGGGCCGCTTCCTGCTGGAGCAGAGCACCCAGTTGACGCAGCGCGTGGAGGAAACCATCGAAGGCACGCGCCGCATCGGGCGCGAGGAAAAGCGCTGGTTCGGCATCGGTTTCGTGCCGTCGGTGCTGTACGGCGTGCTGCCGGAACTGATCCGCGAACTGCGCGAATCGGACCGCGGCGGCCAGCAAGTGGAAGTCGGACTGGCCGAGATGATCACCGTCGAGCAGATCGAGGCGCTCAAGGCCGGCCGCATCGACCTGGGCTTCGGCCGCATCGCGCTGAACGATCCCGCGATCCGGCAACAGGTGGTGATGGCCGAACCGCTGGTGGCGGCGCTGCCCGCGCGCCTGCCGGCACCGCGCCGCAAGGCGCTGACGCCGCAGGCGCTGGCGGCGCGCCCGTTCATCCTCTATCCGGCCAGGCCGCGCCCCAGCTACGCCGACCACCTGCTGTCGCTGTTCCGCGCGCAAGGTTTGCAGCTGCGCGTGGCGCAGGAAGCCAACGAACTGCAGACCGCGCTCGGACTGGTCGCCGCCGGCGTCGGCATCACGCTGGTGCCGGCGTCGATCCAGCGGCTGCATCGCGACGATGTGCGCTATTGCCCCATCGATGCGCCGGGTTTCGTCTCGCCGGTGATCATGAGCTATCGCGACGGCGATACCTCGCCGTTCCTGGCCCGTGCGGTGGACTGGGTAATGCAGCGGCGCCAATAG
- a CDS encoding catalase — MPDKSDAKATPTSNTTSTPPAQGAAAGYGDAQRGAGGELHQVAGGNHVPLTTNQGAPIADNQNSLKANPRGPTLLEDFILREKITHFDHERIPERIVHARGTAAHGYFELTDSLAQFTTASILTEVGVKTPVFARFSTVAGGAGSIDTPRDVRGFAVKFYTREGNWDLVGNNIPVFFIQDAIKFPDVVHAVKMEPDRAFPQAATAHDTFWDFISLTPESMHMVMWIMSDRTIPRSLRMIEGFGVHSFRLLDDQGRSTFVKFHWRPKLGLQSTVWDEAVKIAGADPDFHRRDMFNAIQSGNFPEWELGVQLFTEADAAKFPFDHLDATKIIPEETVPLKIIGRMVLDRWPDNFFAETEQVAFCPANIVRGIDFSNDPLLLGRLFSYLDTQLLRLGGPNFNQIPVNAPKCPFANHQRDGHMQMQQPKGRVAYEPNSLSDDSPREAPDLGFRHAQVPEQGDKGRIRPETFADHYSQARLFYRSQTRAEQAHIASALVFELSKVEHVHVRERMVAHLLNIDPDLGGRVADGLALDQVPEPLPTAAPVQDLPPSPALQIIGKMKDTLQGREVGILVADGSDGATVEAIRQAGSAAGATVKIVAPKVGGAVLADGTKLPADGQLAGTPSVMFDAVAVVLSADGAAMLVKESAALDFVCFAYAHLKAIATDAGGDVLLAHAQLQPDPGIVPATDTARFIAAAKTRQWDREPQVRMLA, encoded by the coding sequence ATGCCCGACAAGTCCGACGCCAAGGCCACGCCCACGTCAAACACCACATCCACCCCCCCTGCGCAGGGCGCTGCAGCGGGCTATGGCGATGCCCAGCGCGGCGCGGGCGGAGAGCTGCACCAGGTTGCCGGCGGCAACCATGTCCCGTTGACCACCAACCAGGGCGCTCCTATCGCGGACAACCAGAACTCGCTCAAGGCCAATCCGCGCGGCCCGACCCTGCTCGAAGATTTCATCCTGCGTGAAAAAATTACACATTTCGACCATGAGCGCATTCCCGAGCGGATCGTCCATGCGCGCGGCACCGCGGCGCACGGCTATTTCGAACTGACCGATTCGCTGGCGCAGTTCACCACCGCCAGCATCCTGACCGAGGTCGGCGTCAAGACCCCGGTATTCGCGCGCTTCTCCACCGTGGCCGGCGGCGCGGGCTCGATCGACACGCCGCGCGACGTGCGCGGCTTCGCGGTCAAGTTCTATACCCGGGAAGGCAACTGGGACCTGGTTGGCAACAACATCCCGGTGTTCTTCATCCAGGACGCGATCAAGTTCCCCGACGTGGTCCACGCGGTCAAGATGGAGCCCGACCGCGCCTTCCCGCAGGCGGCCACCGCGCACGACACCTTCTGGGACTTCATCTCGCTCACGCCGGAGTCGATGCACATGGTGATGTGGATCATGTCGGACCGCACCATCCCGCGCTCGCTGCGCATGATCGAAGGCTTCGGCGTGCACAGCTTCCGCCTGCTCGACGACCAGGGCCGCTCCACCTTCGTCAAGTTCCACTGGCGCCCGAAGCTGGGGCTGCAGTCCACGGTGTGGGACGAGGCCGTCAAGATCGCCGGCGCCGATCCGGATTTCCATCGCCGCGACATGTTCAACGCGATCCAGTCCGGCAATTTCCCCGAGTGGGAACTGGGCGTGCAGCTGTTCACCGAAGCCGATGCGGCCAAGTTCCCGTTCGACCATCTCGACGCCACCAAGATCATCCCGGAAGAGACCGTGCCGCTGAAGATCATCGGCCGCATGGTGCTGGACCGCTGGCCCGACAACTTCTTTGCCGAGACCGAGCAGGTGGCGTTCTGCCCCGCCAATATCGTGCGCGGCATCGATTTCTCCAACGATCCCCTGCTGCTGGGCCGGCTGTTCTCGTACCTCGACACGCAACTGCTGCGCCTCGGCGGCCCCAACTTCAACCAGATTCCGGTGAACGCGCCCAAGTGCCCGTTTGCCAACCACCAGCGCGACGGCCATATGCAGATGCAGCAGCCCAAGGGACGCGTCGCCTACGAGCCCAACTCGCTGTCCGATGACTCGCCGCGCGAGGCACCCGACCTGGGCTTCCGCCACGCGCAGGTGCCCGAGCAGGGCGACAAGGGCCGCATCCGCCCTGAGACCTTTGCCGACCACTACAGCCAGGCGCGCCTGTTCTACCGCAGCCAGACCCGCGCCGAGCAGGCGCATATCGCCTCGGCGCTGGTGTTCGAGCTGTCGAAGGTCGAGCACGTCCATGTGCGCGAGCGCATGGTGGCCCACCTGCTCAATATCGACCCCGACCTGGGCGGCCGAGTGGCCGATGGCCTGGCGCTGGACCAGGTGCCCGAGCCGCTGCCCACCGCCGCGCCGGTGCAGGACCTGCCGCCGTCGCCGGCGCTGCAGATTATCGGCAAGATGAAAGACACGCTGCAGGGGCGCGAGGTCGGCATCCTGGTCGCCGACGGCTCGGACGGCGCCACGGTCGAGGCGATCCGGCAGGCGGGCAGCGCCGCCGGCGCCACGGTGAAGATCGTCGCGCCCAAGGTTGGCGGCGCGGTGCTGGCCGATGGCACCAAGCTGCCAGCCGATGGCCAGCTGGCAGGGACGCCGTCGGTGATGTTCGATGCCGTGGCCGTGGTGCTGTCGGCCGACGGCGCCGCCATGCTGGTAAAGGAAAGCGCGGCGCTGGATTTCGTCTGCTTCGCCTACGCCCACCTGAAGGCTATCGCCACCGATGCGGGCGGGGACGTGCTGCTGGCCCACGCCCAACTGCAGCCCGACCCTGGCATCGTGCCCGCCACTGACACGGCGCGCTTTATCGCGGCGGCGAAGACGCGGCAGTGGGACCGCGAGCCGCAGGTGCGGATGCTGGCATAA
- a CDS encoding enoyl-CoA hydratase/isomerase family protein, with protein MQTDGSLPSLDIAGHVATITLRSPEVANRLGPDDLAELQRQVEAVNASDVRVLRLRGTGKYFCSGFDIGRLAAGQRGAGFETLVNALEDCRAVTIAEIHGGVYGGGTDLALACDFRLGTAAVDMFMPAARLGLHFYQRGMERYISRLGLNHAKRLFLTAERIGADEMFRCGFLTELLPAEGLRERAEQLSGIVAGLAPLAVQGMKRHLNAISHGRLDAAALAADIVAANGSQDIREGALAWQEKRQPRFTRT; from the coding sequence ATGCAGACTGATGGTTCCCTTCCTTCTCTCGATATTGCCGGCCATGTCGCCACCATCACCTTGCGCAGCCCTGAGGTGGCCAACCGGCTGGGGCCGGACGACCTGGCCGAACTGCAGCGCCAGGTCGAGGCGGTCAATGCCAGCGACGTGCGGGTGCTGCGGCTGCGCGGCACCGGCAAATACTTCTGCAGCGGCTTCGACATCGGCCGGCTCGCGGCCGGGCAGCGCGGCGCCGGCTTCGAAACCCTGGTCAACGCGCTGGAAGACTGCCGCGCCGTGACCATTGCCGAGATCCACGGTGGCGTCTACGGCGGCGGCACCGACCTGGCGCTGGCTTGCGACTTCCGGCTCGGCACCGCGGCGGTCGACATGTTCATGCCCGCGGCGCGGCTGGGCCTGCATTTCTACCAGCGCGGCATGGAACGCTATATCAGCCGGCTGGGACTGAACCACGCCAAGCGCCTGTTCTTGACCGCCGAGCGCATCGGCGCCGACGAAATGTTCCGCTGCGGCTTCCTGACCGAATTGCTGCCCGCCGAAGGCCTGCGCGAGCGCGCGGAGCAGCTCAGCGGCATCGTGGCCGGGCTGGCGCCCCTGGCGGTGCAAGGCATGAAGCGCCACCTGAACGCAATCAGCCACGGCCGGCTGGACGCCGCGGCGCTGGCCGCCGATATCGTCGCGGCCAACGGCTCGCAGGATATCCGCGAAGGCGCGCTGGCCTGGCAGGAGAAACGCCAGCCGCGCTTTACCCGGACCTGA
- a CDS encoding GntR family transcriptional regulator, translated as MSEEKKSLSETIRAAIEQEILSGKLPSGTQLEEQQLLARFGVSRTPVREALIQLESAGLVDLVPRQGAIVSSITLREYVAMNEILVQLEALAARLAARRISAAQRMALQQAFDACRAAGQRADSDRYREANDAFHDVIYAACCNDILSRQIRTMRARMRGMRDLRFEKPARILASLAEHEAVMDAIARGNEDDAAAAMVRHIATGGDVYADLIAAMPDDEAGGRRGRR; from the coding sequence ATGTCCGAAGAAAAGAAGAGCCTGTCCGAAACCATCCGCGCCGCGATCGAGCAGGAGATTCTTTCTGGAAAACTTCCCAGCGGCACGCAACTGGAAGAGCAGCAGTTGCTGGCGCGTTTCGGCGTGTCGCGCACGCCGGTGCGCGAGGCGCTGATCCAGCTGGAGTCGGCCGGCCTGGTCGACCTGGTCCCGCGCCAGGGCGCGATCGTTTCGTCGATCACGCTGCGCGAATACGTTGCCATGAACGAGATCCTGGTCCAGCTCGAGGCGCTGGCGGCGCGGCTGGCGGCGCGGCGCATCTCCGCGGCGCAGCGCATGGCGCTGCAGCAGGCGTTCGATGCGTGCCGCGCGGCGGGGCAGCGCGCCGATTCCGATCGCTACCGCGAAGCCAACGACGCCTTCCACGACGTCATCTACGCCGCCTGCTGCAATGACATCCTGTCGCGGCAGATCCGCACCATGCGCGCGCGCATGCGCGGCATGCGCGACCTGCGCTTCGAAAAGCCGGCCCGCATTTTGGCCTCGCTGGCCGAGCATGAAGCGGTGATGGACGCGATCGCGCGCGGCAACGAAGACGATGCCGCGGCCGCCATGGTCCGGCATATCGCCACCGGCGGCGATGTCTACGCGGACCTGATCGCCGCCATGCCCGACGACGAGGCCGGCGGCCGTCGCGGCCGCCGCTAG
- a CDS encoding muconate/chloromuconate family cycloisomerase gives MTATITSVEAILVDLPTIRAHQLAMATMQQQTLVIVRLRCSDGVEGIGEATTIGGLSYGDESPEGIKLTIDTYLAPALAGQDATNVHGAMARLGKVARGNRFAKSALETALLDAQGKRLGVPLATLLGGAVRATLPVLWTLASGDTARDIAEAEQLLAERRHHTFKLKIGRRSVRDDVAHVAAIKRALGDRARVTVDVNQAWNEADAATGIAMLEAAGIDLVEQPTPREQRMALARLAARFVVPIMADEAVCGPEDAMELARIGGADVFALKIAKAGGIFGMLRTAAVGDAAGIALYGGTMLEGSVGTIAAAHGFCTLPQLAWGTELFGPLLLKDDIVQHRPEYRDFSLHLPEGPGLGLVLDEDKLAHYRRR, from the coding sequence ATGACCGCGACAATCACTTCGGTGGAAGCCATCCTGGTGGACCTGCCCACCATCCGGGCCCACCAGCTGGCGATGGCCACGATGCAGCAGCAGACGCTGGTGATCGTGCGGCTGCGCTGCAGCGATGGCGTGGAAGGCATCGGCGAGGCCACCACCATCGGCGGTCTGTCTTATGGCGACGAGAGCCCCGAAGGCATCAAGCTGACCATCGATACCTACCTGGCGCCGGCGCTGGCCGGGCAGGATGCCACCAACGTGCATGGCGCCATGGCGCGCCTGGGCAAGGTCGCGCGCGGCAACCGCTTTGCCAAGTCCGCGCTCGAGACCGCATTGCTGGACGCGCAGGGCAAGCGCCTGGGCGTGCCGCTGGCCACGCTGCTGGGCGGCGCGGTGCGCGCGACGCTGCCGGTGCTGTGGACCCTCGCCAGCGGCGACACCGCGCGCGATATCGCCGAGGCCGAGCAACTGCTGGCCGAGCGCCGCCACCACACCTTCAAGCTGAAGATCGGCCGGCGCAGCGTGCGCGACGATGTGGCGCACGTGGCCGCGATCAAGCGCGCGCTGGGCGACCGCGCGCGCGTCACCGTCGATGTCAACCAGGCCTGGAACGAGGCCGACGCCGCCACCGGCATCGCCATGCTGGAAGCCGCCGGCATCGACCTGGTCGAGCAACCCACGCCACGCGAGCAGCGCATGGCGCTGGCGCGGCTGGCCGCGCGCTTCGTGGTGCCGATCATGGCCGATGAAGCGGTGTGCGGCCCCGAGGATGCCATGGAGCTGGCGCGCATCGGCGGCGCCGATGTGTTCGCGCTGAAGATCGCCAAGGCCGGCGGCATCTTCGGCATGCTGCGCACCGCCGCGGTCGGCGATGCCGCGGGCATCGCGCTGTATGGCGGCACCATGCTCGAAGGCAGCGTCGGCACCATCGCCGCGGCGCACGGCTTCTGCACGCTGCCGCAACTGGCGTGGGGCACCGAGTTGTTCGGTCCGCTTCTGCTCAAGGACGACATCGTGCAGCACCGACCCGAGTATCGCGACTTCAGCCTGCACCTGCCCGAAGGGCCTGGCCTGGGTTTGGTGCTGGACGAAGACAAGCTGGCGCATTACCGGCGCCGCTGA